A window of Polyodon spathula isolate WHYD16114869_AA chromosome 22, ASM1765450v1, whole genome shotgun sequence contains these coding sequences:
- the LOC121296898 gene encoding melanin-concentrating hormone receptor 1-like: MNRSVSLCQETGFYNLSNGECLLNRSSATDAAMDNATLMHVLPCVYGILCIVGVAANSLVIYSVASCKNKMVSDIYVLNLAIADMLFLLGMPFTIHQLVRDRHWVFGNVMCKAVTVVDVSNQFTTVGIVTVLCIDRYVAIVHPASERRTIQWTMVINALVWTGSFLLTVPVMLYSRTIRVGKAEVCVLDLPSGPTDMYWYTLYQSTMGFIIPLIIISTFYSLTLYHVFRSLRRVRRKQSIWAKKATKTVLLVIAVFLLCWSPFHVMQVLNLSTVAPTPSFLYAYHISICLSYAHSCVNPLMLLCFAQNFQERLCRSKQSHNGQLSTSRHTVVKTEGGSTVTADTNYRSTVI, encoded by the exons ATGAACAGATCGGTGTCGCTCTGCCAGGAGACCGGGTTTTACAATCTTTCCAACGGCGAGTGCCTACTCAACAGGAGCTCTGCCACGGACGCCGCTATGGACAACGCCACTCTCATGCACGTCCTGCCCTGTGTATATGGCATACTGTGCATCGTTGGTGTCGCCGCTAACAGTTTGGTGATATACTCTGTGGCCTCCTGTAAGAATAAAATGGTTTCTGATATTTACGTGCTGAACCTGGCCATCGCTGACATGCTGTTCTTACTGGGCATGCCTTTTACCATCCATCAGCTTGTCAGAGACCGACACTGGGTCTTTGGGAATGTCATGTGCAAAGCGGTGACTGTGGTGGATGTAAGCAATCAATTTACCACCGTGGGAATTGTTACAGTATTGTGCATAGACag GTATGTTGCAATAGTCCACCCAGCCTCAGAGAGGAGGACAATCCAGTGGACCATGGTCATCAATGCCCTGGTGTGGACTGGCAGCTTCCTGCTGACGGTACCGGTCATGCTGTACTCCAGGACCATCCGAGTGGGAAAGGCAGAAGTGTGCGTCCTGGACCTGCCTTCTGGCCCCACAGACATGTACTGGTACACCCTGTACCAGTCCACCATGGGCTTCATCATCCCCCTCATCATCATCAGCACTTTCTACTCACTCACGCTCTACCACGTCTTCAGATCCCTCCGCAGGGTGCGCCGGAAGCAGTCCATCTGGGCCAAGAAGGCCACCAAGACGGTCCTCTTGGTCATCGCGGTGTTCCTGCTCTGCTGGTCGCCCTTCCATGTCATGCAGGTGCTCAACCTCAGCACCGTGGCCCCCACTCCTTCTTTTCTCTACGCCTACCACATCAGCATCTGCCTGAGCTACGCCCACAGCTGCGTCAACCCCCTCATGCTGCTCTGCTTTGCACAGAACTTCCAGGAACGGCTCTGTCGGAGTAAGCAGTCCCACAATGGCCAGCTGAGCACCTCCAGGCACACGGTGGTCAAGACCGAAGGAGGCTCCACAGTCACAGCAGACACTAACTATCGGAGCAcagttatttaa